A single genomic interval of Arthrobacter sp. NicSoilB8 harbors:
- the fusA gene encoding elongation factor G, whose translation MAQDVLTDLSKVRNIGIMAHIDAGKTTTTERILFYTGVNHKIGETHDGASTTDWMEQEKERGITITSAAVTCFWENNQINIIDTPGHVDFTVEVERSLRVLDGAVAVFDGKEGVEPQSETVWRQADKYNVPRICFVNKMDKLGADFYFTVDTIISRLGAKPLVMQLPIGAENDFIGVVDLLYMRALVWPGDAKGDVTMGAKYEIREIPADLQAKADEYRATLVETVAEASEELMEKYLEGEEISIDELKAGIRKMTINSELYPVFCGSAFKNRGVQPMLDAVVDYLPNPLDVPPMIGHDPRDEEKELTRKPSSEEPFSALAFKIAAHPFFGQLTFIRVYSGHVEAGSQVVNSTKGKKERIGKLFQMHANKEMPVEGATAGHIYAAIGLKDTTTGDTLCDPANQIVLESMSFPEPVISVAIEPNTKGDQEKLSTAIQKLSAEDPTFQVSLNEDTGQTIIAGMGELHLDILVDRMRREFKVEANVGKPQVAYRETIKRAVERHDYTHKKQTGGSGQFAKIQIAIEPLDTSGGELYEFENKVTGGRVPREYIPSVDAGIQDALNDGVLAGYPVVGIKATLIDGAYHDVDSSEMAFKIAGRMAFKEAARKANPVLLEPLMDVEVRTPEEYMGEVIGDLNSRRGQMQSMEDAQGVKVIRAHVPLSGMFGYIGDLRSKTQGRAVYSMTFNSYAEVPKAVADEIIQKNRGE comes from the coding sequence GTGGCACAGGACGTGCTTACCGACCTTAGCAAGGTCCGCAACATCGGCATCATGGCCCACATCGATGCCGGCAAGACCACTACTACCGAGCGCATCCTGTTCTACACGGGTGTGAACCACAAGATCGGCGAAACGCACGACGGCGCTTCGACGACTGACTGGATGGAACAGGAAAAGGAACGCGGCATCACCATCACGTCTGCCGCCGTGACCTGCTTCTGGGAAAACAACCAGATCAACATCATCGACACCCCCGGCCACGTTGACTTCACGGTCGAGGTTGAGCGGTCCCTGCGCGTCCTCGACGGCGCAGTTGCCGTGTTCGACGGCAAGGAAGGCGTGGAGCCGCAGTCTGAGACTGTCTGGCGCCAGGCTGACAAGTACAACGTTCCGCGTATCTGCTTCGTCAACAAGATGGACAAGCTCGGCGCTGACTTCTACTTCACCGTCGACACCATCATCAGCCGCCTCGGTGCCAAGCCGCTCGTCATGCAGCTGCCGATCGGCGCCGAGAACGACTTCATCGGCGTCGTCGACCTCCTTTACATGCGCGCGCTGGTCTGGCCCGGCGACGCCAAGGGTGACGTCACCATGGGTGCCAAGTACGAGATCCGAGAGATCCCGGCTGACCTCCAGGCGAAGGCCGACGAATACCGTGCAACGCTCGTCGAGACCGTTGCCGAGGCTTCCGAGGAACTCATGGAGAAGTACCTCGAAGGCGAAGAGATCAGCATCGATGAGCTCAAGGCCGGCATCCGCAAGATGACGATCAACTCCGAGCTCTACCCGGTCTTCTGTGGTTCCGCATTCAAGAACCGCGGCGTCCAGCCGATGCTTGACGCAGTGGTTGACTACCTGCCGAACCCGCTCGACGTCCCGCCGATGATCGGTCACGATCCCCGCGACGAAGAGAAGGAACTGACCCGCAAGCCTTCCTCTGAAGAGCCGTTCTCCGCACTGGCCTTCAAGATCGCCGCGCACCCGTTCTTCGGCCAGCTCACCTTCATCCGCGTGTACTCCGGTCACGTGGAAGCAGGCTCCCAGGTGGTCAACTCCACCAAGGGCAAGAAGGAGCGCATCGGTAAGCTGTTCCAGATGCACGCCAACAAGGAAATGCCCGTCGAGGGCGCTACCGCCGGCCACATCTATGCAGCGATCGGCCTGAAGGACACCACCACGGGCGACACCTTGTGCGATCCGGCCAACCAGATCGTCCTCGAGTCCATGAGCTTCCCGGAGCCCGTGATCTCGGTTGCGATCGAGCCGAACACCAAGGGTGACCAGGAGAAGCTCTCCACGGCTATCCAGAAGCTCTCCGCTGAGGACCCGACCTTCCAGGTCTCCCTCAACGAAGACACCGGCCAGACCATCATCGCCGGCATGGGCGAGCTCCACCTGGACATCCTCGTGGACCGCATGCGCCGCGAATTCAAAGTCGAGGCGAACGTTGGCAAGCCGCAGGTTGCTTACCGCGAAACCATCAAGCGTGCTGTAGAGCGTCACGACTACACGCACAAGAAGCAGACCGGTGGTTCCGGCCAGTTCGCAAAGATCCAGATCGCGATCGAGCCGCTGGACACCTCAGGTGGCGAGCTGTACGAGTTCGAGAACAAGGTCACCGGTGGCCGCGTTCCCCGCGAGTACATCCCGTCGGTCGACGCCGGCATCCAGGATGCGCTCAACGACGGCGTCCTGGCCGGTTACCCGGTTGTCGGCATCAAGGCGACGCTGATTGACGGCGCTTACCACGATGTTGACTCCTCGGAAATGGCGTTCAAGATCGCCGGCCGTATGGCTTTCAAGGAAGCCGCACGCAAGGCGAACCCTGTTCTGCTCGAACCGCTGATGGATGTCGAGGTCCGCACCCCTGAGGAATACATGGGTGAAGTTATCGGTGACCTCAACTCCCGCCGTGGCCAGATGCAGTCCATGGAAGATGCCCAGGGCGTCAAGGTCATTCGCGCGCACGTCCCGCTGTCCGGCATGTTCGGCTACATCGGTGACCTGCGTTCGAAGACCCAGGGCCGCGCTGTGTACTCCATGACGTTCAACAGCTACGCCGAGGTCCCGAAGGCAGTTGCCGACGAGATCATCCAGAAGAACCGCGGCGAGTAG
- the rpsG gene encoding 30S ribosomal protein S7 produces MPRKGPAPKRPLVLDPVYGSPLVTQLINKVLVDGKKSTAERIVYGALEGARAKSGGDPVAALKKAMENVKPSLEVRSRRVGGATYQVPVEVKPGRSTALALRWLVGYSKARREKTMTERLQNEILDASNGLGAAVKRREDTHKMAESNKAFAHYRW; encoded by the coding sequence ATGCCTCGCAAGGGTCCGGCCCCCAAGCGGCCGCTAGTTCTAGATCCCGTTTACGGCTCCCCGCTGGTCACCCAGCTGATCAACAAGGTGCTGGTTGACGGCAAGAAGTCCACCGCAGAGCGCATCGTTTACGGTGCCCTCGAAGGTGCTCGCGCCAAGTCCGGCGGCGACCCCGTTGCAGCCCTCAAGAAGGCCATGGAGAACGTCAAGCCGTCGCTTGAGGTCCGCTCCCGCCGCGTTGGTGGCGCCACCTACCAGGTTCCGGTTGAGGTCAAGCCGGGTCGTTCCACGGCCCTCGCCCTCCGCTGGCTGGTCGGCTACTCCAAGGCCCGCCGCGAAAAGACCATGACCGAGCGCCTCCAGAACGAAATCCTGGATGCCTCGAACGGTCTCGGTGCCGCTGTGAAGCGTCGCGAAGACACCCACAAGATGGCCGAGTCCAACAAGGCCTTCGCACACTACCGCTGGTAA
- the rpsL gene encoding 30S ribosomal protein S12 produces the protein MPTINQLVRKGRTPKVKKTKAPALNGSPMRRGVCTRVYTTTPKKPNSALRKVARVRLNGGIEVTAYIPGVGHNLQEHSIVLVRGGRVKDLPGVRYKIVRGALDTQGVKNRKQARSRYGAKMEKK, from the coding sequence ACCAGCTGGTCCGCAAGGGCCGCACGCCTAAGGTCAAAAAGACCAAGGCCCCCGCGCTTAACGGCAGCCCCATGCGCCGCGGTGTTTGCACCCGCGTTTACACGACGACCCCGAAGAAGCCGAACTCGGCTCTGCGTAAGGTTGCTCGTGTGCGCCTCAACGGTGGCATTGAAGTCACCGCTTACATCCCCGGTGTAGGCCACAACCTGCAGGAGCACTCCATTGTGCTCGTCCGCGGCGGCCGCGTGAAGGACCTTCCGGGTGTCCGCTACAAGATCGTCCGTGGCGCCCTCGATACCCAGGGTGTCAAGAACCGTAAGCAGGCTCGCAGCCGCTACGGCGCAAAGATGGAGAAGAAGTAA